Below is a window of Bradyrhizobium sp. SZCCHNS1050 DNA.
CTCGAGCGCGCGGCGGGCCTGCTCGATCTCCTGGTTCTTGCGCTCGACCTCGACGTTGCGCTCGGCGAGCTGTTGCGCCTTCTGCTCGAGCTGCTCGTTGGTCTGTTGCAGCTCGCGCTGTTGGGTCTGAAGCTCCGCGGCGAGCTGCTGCGACTGCTTCAGCAGTCCCTCGGTCTGCATCGTGGCTTCGATCGAATTGAGCACGATGCCGATGGAGTCGGTGAGCTGCTCGAGGAACGTCATCTGCGACGTCGTGAACGGACTGAGCGACGCCAGCTCGATCACCGCCTTGACCTGGTTCTCGAACAACACCGGCAGCACCACGAGGTTCTTAGGGACGGCGCGGAGCAGGGCGGAGCCCACGGGGATGACGTCGGATGGGATCTCCGAGACCAGCCGCTGGCGTTTGTCGATCGCGCATTGCCCGATCAGCCCCTCACCGAACTGGACGTGCGTCCGGTGAGGATAGATGCCGTCATCGGCGTATGAGGCGAGCAGGCGCAGCTGCGGCGCGGACTCGGTCTCGACCTGGTAGATCACACCGCGGTGAGCGTTCACCAGTGGCGTCAGCTCGGTCAGCAGCAGGCGGCCGACGGTGGTCAGGTCGCGCTGGCCCTGCAGCATGTTGGTGAACTTGGCGAGGTTCGTCTTGAGCCAGTCCTGCTCGGTGTTGAGGTCGGTGGTGAGCCTCAGATTGGTGATCATCGTATTGATGTTGTCTTTGAGCTCGGCCACCTCGCCGCGGGCATCGACCTGGATGGAGCGGGTGAGATCGCCCTTGGTCACGGCGGTCGCGACCTCGGCGATGGCGCGCACCTGGGACGTCAGGTTGGCCGCGAGCAGGTTGACGTTGCCGGTCAGGTCCTTCCACGTGCCGGCCGCGCCGGGCACGTTGGCCTGGCCGCCGAGCCGGCCCTCGACGCCGACCTCGCGGGCCACGCTCGTCACCTGGTCGGCGAAGGTCGCCAGCGTCTCCGTCATGTTGTTGATGGTATCGGCGAGCGCTGCGACCTCGCCCTTCGATTTGACCGTGAGATTCTGCTTGAGATCGCCGTTGGCGACGGCGGTCACGACCTTGACGATGCCGCGGACCTGCTCGGTCAGGTTCGCGGCCATGAAGTTCACGGTATCGGTGAGGTCCTTCCAGGTGCCGGCAACGCCCGGCACCTGCGCCTGTCCGCCGAGCTTGCCTTCGGTGCCGACCTCGCGTGCCACGCGCGTCACCTCGCCGGCGAAGGCGTTGAGCTGATCGACCATGGTGTTGATGGTGTTCTTCAGCTCCAGGATCTCGCCCTTCACGTCGACGGTGATCTTGCGCGACAGGTCGCCGCGCGCCACTGCCGTGGTCACCTCGGCGATGTTTCGGACCTGCGTGGTCAGATTGGCCGCGAGCAGGTTGACGTTGTCGGTCAAATCCTTCCAGGTGCCGCCGACGCCGGGCACAACGGCCTGGCCGCCCAATCGGCCCTCGGTGCCGACCTCGCGCGCGACCCGCGTCACTTCGGCCGCGAACGAGCGCAACTGCTCCACCATCGTGTTCAGGGTGTCCTTGAGCAGCAGGATCTCGCCGCGCACGTCGACCGTGATCTTCTTCGACAGGTCGCCCCCGGCGATCGCGGTCGCGACCTCGGCGATGTTGCGGACCTGCGCGGTCAGGTTCGAGGCCATGAAGTTGACGCTGTCGGTGAGGTCCTTCCAGGTACCTGCGACTTCGGGCACCTCGGCCTGGCCGCCCAGCTTGCCTTCGGTGCCGACCTCGCGCGCCACGCGCGTCACCTCCGATGCGAAGGCGTTGAGCTGATCGACCATGGTGTTGATGGTATTCTTCAGCTCCAGGATCTCGCCCTTCACATCGACGGTGATCTTGCGCGACAGGTCGCCGCGCGCCACCGCCGTGGTCACCTCGGCGATGTTGCGGACCTGCGCCGTCAGATTGCCGGCCATCGAGTTGACGCTGTCGGTGAGATCCTTCCAGGTGCCGGCGACTCCGGGCACGTTGGCCTGGCCGCCGAGCCGGCCCTCGGTGCCGACCTCGCGGGCGACGCGCGTCACCTCGCCCGCGAAACGGTTGAGCTGATCGACCATCGTGTTCAGCGTCTCTTTGAGACTCAGGATCTCGCCGCGCACGTCGACCGTGATCTTGCGCGACAGGTCGCCGCCGGCGATGGCCGTCGCCACCTCGGCGATGTTGCGCACCTGCGCCGTCAGATTGCCGGCCATCGAGTTGACGCTGTCGGTGAGGTCCTTCCATGTGCCGGCCACACCGGGCACCTCGGCCTGGCCGCCGAGCTTGCCGTCGGTGCCGACCTCGCGCGCCACGCGCGTCACCTCACCGGCGAAGGCGTTGAGCTGGTCGACCATCGTGTTCAGCGTCTCCTTCAGCTGAAGGATCTCGCCGGAGACGTTGACCGTGATCTTCTTCGACAGGTCGCCCTTGGCGACGGCGGTGGCGACCTCCGCGATGTTGCGGACCTGGCCGGTCAGGTTCGAGGCCATCGAGTTGACGCTGTCGGTCAGGTCCTTCCAGGTGCCCGCGACGCCGCGCACCATGGCCTGGCCGCCGAGCTTGCCCTCGGTGCCGACCTCGCGGGCGACGCGGGTCACCTCGCCGGCGAACGCGTTGAGCTGGTCGACCATCGTGTTGATGGTGTCCTTCAGCTCCAGGATCTCGCCGCGCACGTCGACGGTGATCTTCTTCGACAGGTCGCCGTTGGCGACGGCGGTCGTCACCTCGGCGATGTTGCGGACCTGCGCCGTCAGGTTCGACGCCATCGAGTTGACGCTCTCGGTGAGATCCTTCCAGGTGCCGGCAACGCCGAGCACGTTGGCCTGGCCGCCGAGCCGACCGTCGGTGCCCACCTCGCGCGCCACGCGCGTGACCTCGCCGGCGAACGCATTGAGCTGGTCGACCATCGTGTTCAGCGTCTCCTTCAACTGAAGGATCTCGCCGGAGACGTTGACCGTGATCTTCTTTGATAGATCGCCGCTGGCGATGGCGGTCGCGACGTCGGCGATGTTGCGGACCTGTGCCGTCAGGTTCGACGCCATGAAGTTCACGTTGTCGGTGAGATCCTTCCAGGTGCCGGCAACGCCCGGCACCTGCGCCTGGCCGCCGAGCTTGCCCTCGGTGCCGACCTCGCGCGCCACGCGCGTCACCTCGGATGCGAAGGCGTTGAGCTGGTCGACCATCGTGTTGATGGTGTCCTTCAGCTCCAGGATCTCACCGCGCACATCGACCGTGATCTTGCGTGACAGGTCACCGCGGGCGACCGCAGTGGTGACGTTGGCGATGTTGCGGACCTGAGCGGTGAGGTTGCCGCACATCGCGTTGACGGAGTCGGTGAGGTCCTTCCAGGTGCCGGCAACGCCGGGAACGATGGCCTGACCGCCGAGCTTGCCGTCGGTGCCGACCTCGCGGGCCACGCGCGTCACCTCCGACGCGAACGAGCGCAGCTGGTCGACCATCGTGTTGATCGCCTCCTTCAACTGCAGAATTTCACCACGCACGTCGACCGTGATCTTCTTCGACAGGTCGCCATTGGCAACCGCGATCGTCACCTCCGCGATATTGCGGACCTGGCCGGTGAGGTTGTTGGCCATCGAGTTGACGCTCTCGGTCAGGTCCTTCCAGACGCCCGTGACTTCGGGAACCTGGGCCTGTCCGCCGAGCTTGCCCTCGGTGCCGACCTCGCGCGCCACGCGGGTCACTTCGGACGTGAAGACGCTGAGCTGCTTGATCATCGTATTGACGATGGTCGCCGACTGCAGGAACTCGCCGCCCAGAGGCCGGCCATCGACATCCAGCTTCACGGTCTGCAGGAGGTCGCCTTGGGCCACGGCGGCGACCGCGCGAGTCACCTCGCGCGTGGGCCATAGAAGATCGTCGATCAACGTGTTGATCGAGCTCTCCATATCCGCCCAGGAGCCGCTGGCGATGCCGAACCGCACGCGCTGGCGCGTCTTCCCCTCGCGTCCCACGACCTGGCCGACGCGCTCGAGCTGCTGCGCCATCCGCTCGTTGGCTGCAATGATCTCGTTGAACGTGTCAGCGATTTTGCCGTCGATGCCGAGATAGTCGCCGCTCATGCGCACGGAGAAATCTCCGGAACGCATGGCCTGGAGGACGCGGAGCAGATCCTGGCTGGCATCGGCCGCCTCGACTCCGTTGCCGTGGCGACCGAACCCCTGGCGCATGGGCATCGCACCGGCAGCAGCATCATCGCTCATCAAGTTCCCCCAAGTCAGAATCGTCTACCATCAAGAATCTGAGACACTTATGACGGGCGGCATAGAAGCCGCGGCAACTAATCAAATCAAGCCGGGAGGCCGATTTCTCCGGCTGATGGAACCGGCATTTGCCGGCACAAATGGCTCAACTCCACTCCAGGCGGAACGTTCCAGAATTCTTTTTCTCTCTTGCGAGGATGAGCCATCCCTTTCCGGAACCAAGCCAGAGATTAGCCTTCGCTGGTCGTGCCGAGGGGTTACGAGAAGCACGATTCTCAACTCAGTGTCGTGGCCGCCTTCATGGTCGTCCACCGCCAAGTCCCGCGGCCCGGGAGCGACGGGCGATGCGCCCGCCAGTTCCGCAACGCTCCGACCGCAGCGCAGCAAGTAGCGGGTGCAGCGGGGACCTCGTTGTTCGGAGCGCGGGATGACAATGCAGTCCAGGGCTGCGCCGCGATCCCGAAGGGGAAGAGGTCAGAGAGTCAGCAAACCACGGCAGAGCGTTGTGATGCTCGGTCTCACGACCATCTTGCAACTTGGAACAGAACGTACTGCTCCCCGCTTTCGATAGAGAACTGCCGACAGTTCCATGATCATTAATATCGTGTAACACGATTGCATCGGCGCGCGGCGCCCACCAGCTAAATTTGTATGAAACAATCAGATCTTTTCAGAGAGAACGCGGACAACTGCCTCCAGCTTGCGGAGCGCACGCAGGAAGAGCCGGCCTTCCGGCGCTATCGGCGCATGGCCCAGGGCTGGAATGCGCTCGCCCTCCAGCAGGACTGGCTCGACGGCGAGATTGCGCCGCTCGGCGAGCCGAAGGCTGCGCGGCACGAGTAACCAATTGGAATGCAGGAGCGTCCGATGACCCCACGAACGATTCTCATTGCGCTACTGACTGCGTTCAGCTTGGCGTCGGCTGTCGCTGCGTTCACAACGATCCGTCAGGTGCATACGGAAGCGTATTCGCTTCCGCAGCCTGTCACCCGCATTTGAGCGAGGCGGGCGGCTTCAGGGCTGCCCGGACCCTCCCGAAGATCCATAGACCTGCCCGTTGGCGTAGCTCGCGTCCGCAGCGGCCAACTGGACGTAGATCGATCCAAGCTCCACCGGCTGGCCAGGACGACCGAGTGGAGTCTGACCACCAAATTTTTCGAGCTTCTCCATAGTGGCCCCGCCTGAGACCTGAAGGGGCGTCCAGATCGGCCCGGGAGCGACGGCGTTCACGCGAATGCCCTTCGGCCCGAGCTGTTTGGCCAGGGACTTCACGTAGTTCATGGTCGCCGCCTTGGTCTGCGCGTAGTCATAGAGGTCGGGAGAGGGATCGTAGGCCTGCTCGGACGAAGTGCCGATGATGACCGATCCCGGCTTCAGATGGGGCAGGGCGGCCTTGATGATCCAGAACGGGGCATAGATATTGGTTTTCATCGTCGCGTCGAAATCTTCGGACGAGACATCCAGGATCGACTGGCGTGCCTGCTGCCGCGCGGCGTTGTTGACGACGATGTCGAGTCCGCCCAGCGCTTCGACGGCCTGTTGCACCAGCCGCCGGCAGAACTCCTCGTCGCGCAGATCGCCGGGGATGGCGACGGCCTTTCGCCCCTCGGCCTCGATCAACGCGATGACCTCCTGCGCATCCGGCTCCTCGGTCGGGTAGTAGTTGATCGCGACGTCGGCCCCTTCCCGCGCATAGGCGATGGCGGCCGCGCGTCCCATGCCGGAATCGCCTCCAGTGATCAGCGCCTTGCGCCCGGCGAGACGCCCGGAACCCTTGTAGCTGGTTTCACCGTGATCCGGCCGCGGCGACATCTTGCTCGCAAGACCCGGCCAGGGCTGCGACTGGTGTTCGAACGGCGGCTTCGGATATTTGTCCTTGGGGTCGACGAGCGGTTCGGGCGGGGTTGAATTTGCGGCCATCGTCTCGCGTCCTTTCGCTGTTGCCGAGGTCAGCGATGCGGCCGCAAGCGTTGCGGTGCCTCCGACCATCTGGCGGCTGGACATCGACGTTGTGCGATCACCTGCCATGCGGTGTCTCCTCTCGAGGGACGTGGTCAACGGCCTGAGACCACCAACGTTTCATTTGGATCGCTGAAAGCACCGTGTCGCGCGCCAGATGCACTGGTCGGCTCTGCGGCCTGTTGGCTCAGGGAGGAACGAACGGGCGCGGCCCGCGTCGTTTTCGATCGAATCGGAGTGGCGTCGGCACTATCCAATCCGACGCCCTTCGTGGATCACCAACCAAGGAGAGCCATCCGATGGCGAAGCAAGGCCAAGGCATCGTCAGGACAGGACGCGGGGAGGATCAGCCCGCCGACAAGGAGCGTGCGCAGCAGGTTCATAGGACCACATCTCCCGATGCTCCGTCCCGCGAGGCGACACGTCATCCCGAGCAGGACGGTAACCCGTCGGCGGGTGACTGAGAGCCCTTTAGGCCCTTGGGAACGGCCGGTGACGGCCGAACGTTATCGATCCACTAGCACCGGGAGGATCACATGACATCGATGCTCGATGAACGCGAATATGGCAACCTGATTGGAAGCGACAAGGTCGAAGGCACGGCCGTCTATGGCGCCGACGACACCAAGATCGGCACCATCGAACGCGTGATGATCGACAAGCCGAGCGGGCGGGTCTCGTATGCCGTCCTGGGCTTCGGCGGTTTCCTCGGGCTTGGCAATGATCACTACCCGTTGCCCTGGCAATCCCTGAAGTACGACACGCGACTCGGCGGCTACGTTACCGGCGTGACCGAGAACCAGCTGCGGGGCGCGCCGAAATATTCCGACGAGCGTGAGTGGGACTGGGGGGATGCCGGGGCGGGGCGCAAGGTCGACGACTATTACGGCGTCCAACTCGCTTAGGACCGCCGACCTCGTTCATTGCGCTTGCGAGGCTGCCGACGAACCTCGCGTATCGCGGCCTTGTCCGCGACTCCCGATGAAATCTCAGGCGGCCGGCGGCTGAGCGCCGTTTTCGGCCGCCGATCCAGCCATCATGCTGCGGCGGCTCGATAGCCAGATCGGAATCTCGCGGTAGCAGGTGCCTTTTTCATTCATCTCTGCGACCGTCCACCGGCTCGGATGCCGTTCCTTGCCGACGAAGACCCAGTCATCGGCGATGGGGGGAGGCTCATTCGGCCTCGTCCTCAGCCATGCCGAACGGGCTCCTTTCGGCAAGCGATCCTGCTTCATCTGATAGAGATCATATACTGGTGAACGCATGACGCTACTCGTCCTCAAGCAACCGCAATTCTCAACAGCCCCAGCGTGTCGCGTCGTCGCGGCGGAATTGTGGGAGCGGCGCGGCCAGGCTGTGCAAAAGCACGATCAAGCGTGTGATTGACGGCATCTGCCATATTCTTCGCGTGGCGCGTATCGCTTCGAAAAGGCGACGCGCGGGGCCGTTCAATAACCCCGCGAGTCGGGACCGACGCCGATCGCGTCCGGCAATGAAGAGTCGCCAGCCCGCGACCGGTTGACTGATCAAATCAGAAGAAGGCGTAGCTGAGATCGAGACCGTAGGTGGCGTGGAGGATGAAGCCAAACGCCGTGGCGCCGCAGAGCATCAGGATCGTGCGCAGCTTCTCGGTGTCGATACGGGTCTCTTCGAGATGGGTCGGGAGAGCCTTGATGAGTGTTGTCATTGTGGGACCTCTGTACGCGAAACGAAGACGGAGAGTGAGTTATGAAAAGTATATCCGAGGTTGTTAGATCCCGTTTCTGGGGAGGTGGTTTTTGTAGAGTCCCAGAAGAGTTCTAATTGTGAAAGAGGAACCCAGCATCGTGCAGTTTTTGGGGCAAAGTTGCGGAAAGTAAATGATCAGTAAATTAAATCTGAGGTTGATATTAGTTGCGTGCAGTATTGTTGCACGTCTTGGCTGTTGAAAGAAGTTGCCAGGTTGCGGAGACGCGGCGCCGCACGTTTTTAAGCTTAATTCCTTCAGGGAGGCGGTTTGAGCGTGCTCAGCCTGCGCGGCTCGGTGGCGACGAGCACCATCCGGGCTACGGCGCCAATGCGGTTGCAAAAGCAACTCCAAGTATAGAGGCAGCTCACCTCGACCTCGGCCAATTTGTGGCGAGGTATTAACGGCTATGGCGATGTCGCCACTCGCTCGCCGGTTTCTTTGGCATGACTGGTATCATGTGGGTGGTGACGACGGAAGCCGGTCGCCGAAATCTCGCTGGCGGGTGTGCTCATCATACAACAGCCCCACATTCATCGAGCAGGGATCGCACGGGCGTCTCGTGTCGAGCCCAGTTGAGGCGCCAGCATGATGGGCAGTTCATGGATGATGATGGAGGAAGCGCGCGGTGATGAAGGCGCGTTGCTAGGCTTGGGCAAAAGAGAAGGCCCAAGGTTGAGTAGTTACCGACACCCGAGCGGCCGTCGGGTCGAAGGCTGCGTTGGGCAGCGCGCGCGAGCGCGGCGCATGGATCTGGCCTGCTCGCAAGGTGGGCCTGGACGGATGCTGCGCGTTCTCGCTGCTCTGTCGAGCTCTCGATCACCGTCCCCATGTCAGTACCGGGATGTCGCGACCGATCGCCAATCCTGCCGATGCGAAGCGGATGACGCCGCAGGCGGAATGGGCGCCGGCCGTGCCCGCTATCCTCCAGCATCCCCGCGTGATGGGCTCCTGAGGCGGTGCGGCAATTCGGATACACCAACCAACAACGGTATTTCCGTGTGTTTCTGAACGTTGCAATTCATTTTGGAACATGTCAGCAGGTAACCTGTTAGGGCGAACGGCCCGCCCAGGCTGCCAGCATGACGCGCACAAAGGTTTTGGAATACCGGCCGGACATCGATTGGCTGCGCGCCGTAGCCGTGGTTTCGGTCATTGGATTTCATTACGAGCTGCCGGGCTTTGGCGGTGGGTTTGTCGGCGTCGACATCTTCTTCGTCATCTCCGGTTATGTGATCTCCCGGCTCATTTGGACGGGCATTCAATCCGATTCGTTTTCCTTCATTGAGTTCTACGAACGGAGGGCGAGGCGGCTGCTTCCGGCGCTCTATTTGATGATCGTCGTCACCGGGATGGTCGCGTGGTTCTTGGCGCCTCCAGGCGACTACCGAATGTTCTTCGGAAGCGCGATCTCCACGGTGCTGTTTTCGTCGAACGTCTTCTTCTGGTCGCAGACCGGCTATTTCGATCTACCAACGATCGGGAAGGTTCTCATCCACACCTGGTCATTGTCGGTGGAGGAGCAGTTCTACTTCCTGTTTCCGGTCGTGACTTGGCTCTGGAGCCGGCTGTTTCCCGATCCAACGTCGAAGCCGTCGCTCGGGCTGGTCATCCTCGGAACGATCGCGCTGTGTGTGCTCGACGAGCTTTGGATCAAGCAATCGCCCTCGACCGCCTTCTACATCGCCCCGCTGCGGGCCTGGGAGTTCCTGATCGGAAGCATTGCGTTTTTCCTGCATCGATGGTCGCCGGTTGGAAGCGTGACGCGCCTGGCCTTCGCGGCCGCGGGCATGGTCTCCATGCTGCTTGCCGTGGTCATCTTCCGCGCAGAGACCCGCTTCCCGGGATTGCACGCGCTGGTCCCCTGTGTCGGTGCTGCGGTCTACATCGTCGCGTTCAATCAGGAGAAGGGCAGACCCGGGCTGCCATTCAGTGAGCTCGGAGCATTCCTCGGCCGTTTGTCCTACTCGCTCTATCTTTGGCACTGGCCGGTTTTCGTCCTCGGCAGGGCCGCGCTGCCGCTGGATGTGGCGACCTCGGCGGCAGCTACGGTTGGACTCCTGCTGTGCTCGCTGCTGCTGGCCTATCTGTCCTACGTCATCGTCGAGCGGCCTGCGCGCGCACGAACGGTATGGGTTGGCGTGCGAGGCTCCCCGGTGATCGCGGGCATTGCCGCCGTCATGGTCGCGGTCGGAGTTCACGGCGTCGCGCATGACGGCTACGCCGATCGCTTCCCGCAATCACAGGCACGGATGCTCCGGTACGATTCCCGGACGATGGAGCCGTTCTATCGTGCGCACAGCTGCTTCTTGCAGCCCGATGAGCCGGCATCGGCCTACGATTTCGAGGCATGCCTGAAACCGGCTGCAAACAAGCGCAACATTCTGCTCGCCGGCGACAGCCTGGCCGCGCATTATGCCTGGGCGTTGCGCGGCTACCTGTCGCCCGATACCTACCATCTTCTGCAGCTCACGTCAGGGGGCTGCCCGCCGTTCGTCGAACTCAAGCTGAGCAGCTCGCGAAACTGTAACGACGTCAATCAGCTGCTGCGCGATCAGATCAAGGCGCACCGCTTTGACGCCATCATTTTTTCCGGCAATTGGCGCGCCTATCTCGAAACCTATGGCCGGCCTCCCGCACGGCGCGTCGACGGTTATTTGAACGCGCTGCTGGCGGTCGCTCAGGAAACGGGCGTTCCCGTTCTGCTGCTCGGTCCCTCGATCGAGTTTCCAGCTCCCTTGGCTCCGACGTTGTTCAACCATGAGCAGACGCACGTCCCGATCGGCAATTCGCTGATGCCGAAAGACGCGTCGTTCGAGGCGGACGATCGTCTGAGAGAGATCGCCCGCGCGTATCCGCTCGTTCAATACGTTTCCATTGTCGACACGATTTGCAGCAAGAGGCGTTGTCCGCTGACGATTGACGCGGAAACTCCGATCGTCTGGGATACCATCCATTTCACCCCGGAAGGCTCGAGGTTCGTCGTCTCGCAACTCGCGCCGCAACTGGATGCCTTCTTGCGAAGGCTGGAGCAGCCCTCCGAGACCGGAACGAACGAGCTCATGGCTGGTGACGGTCCGGCGGCAACCCGGAACCTTGCCCCCTCCCGCGTTCAATGATGGAAGCGAACGAGCACGGGACCTGCGGGAGCCATGAACTTCGGCGGGTGTCGTGCGTTCGCCTGCCGTTGATGTCGGACATTGCCTTCGCGCGGCCGCGAAAGTGATCCAACGTCATCGCGTTCTCAAGCCGTTCGGGACGACACACATGAATCCGATCATCAAGGCGATGGCAGTGCTTGCGTGCGCCGCCTGCGGGAGCACCGCCGCGACGGCCCAATCGGTTCGCTGGAACACCTATAGGATCCCGGAGACCGGCACATCGGTCGACATTCCGGTCTCGATCTTCAGCGACACGGCGGGCCAACCCGAGGGCTACGGCCAACGCTTCCAGACTGCCGACGGCCGCGCCAATCTGACCGTGCAGTCGGTATCGAATAACGCGCGGGAGTCACCTGCGCGGTTCCTTGCCAGGAAGAACCCGCCGCCGAATATTCAATACAAGCGCGTCACCTCGCGATTCTTCGCGGTGTCGAGCTACAAGGGCGACTACGTCTGGTACAATCGCTGCAACTTCGTTGGCGGCTACGTGCACTGCGTGCTGATCAACTACCCCCGGGTCTGGGAGCGCGCTTGGGACGGCATCGTCACCCGCATCAGCCTGTCGCTGAACCGAAGCTGAGGGGGGCGCTTAGCGAAGTCTTCGGCTGGCGGCTTTGATCCACCTCAATGATACCGTCGGGCTCCTCTGAATAAGCTTCGGCTTCATTTCAGCCGCCGCTTACAGATGAGCCAGTCCTTCATGGCCGCAGCGTCCTTCACCGTACGGGCCGAAAGCGCCAGCGCGATCGCTACCATCAGGTGCCGCAGCGCGCAGGACGCGCTGCTGACGGCCAATGCCTATCTGCGTCTCGGCGCCGCCTGCGTCAGCATCGAGATGCCCGGCGGACAAAGCATGAGCCCGGACCGGCTCGATGCGCTGCTCAACGATTCTGGCGGGCGCATCGGCTTCTGAAATCGGGCGTCGGCCGCACCGCCACTCTTCCCTGGCGTGATCGCGACGGCTTGTGCGGGAGCATTCCAGGCTCAGGATGACGACGCTTCGACGCGGTCGTCGGGGAGCGCCGTCGGCCACGAGACATCGGTAATGTAGGGGCCGTACAGGACATCCTGGCGCCGCTGGTAAATGATCGTGAGGGCGACGGGGCGATGAAACAGATTGCAGTCAAAATGGCTAGTTCGAACATGGTTCAACTCCATCGCCCAGCACGTGGCGGATGAAGGGCGTCGGCGTCAAATGGAAGCCGGCGTTAAGCTGAAGAGGAAAGCTTAATGCACGCGAGGCATCCTGCGTTGCAGGCGAACAGCCAAAGCAGGACCGCTGGGTCCGCGCGGCTGAACCTCGGGTCGAGAGTCCGGCCGCTCGGCGCGCGCTACTCAGCGACGGTCGGCTGACCGGTATCAAGCTCCGGAAACATCGCCCGGCAGCTCAGGCAATAGGATTCGAAAAATAAAGCTCAGCAACGTGGACATCGGTAACCCCCATCAGTCGATGTGATGCTGGGCAACTTGCCGGGGGACTGTTTCAGGACGACTTCGTGCGCCCGGCGAAGTGGTTTCGATCGGTGCCAGGAAAGCTTCGTGGTCACAGGACGTCGGCGCGCGCACGCTCCTGAAGATGAAGTTGTTGCAATAGTCCTTCCGCTTCCAGAACCATTCGCCATCGGCGCGCTGATGGATTTCCGGGTCGAAGGCAGACAACGGAAGCAATCTCCCGCGGCTCAGGAATTGGCCCCGATAGCCGAGACTCCGCAGGAGCAAGAATGTCTCCTTCACCCTGTCGAGCGTCGCCAGGCGGCGGTCGCACTCGACCACGATCAACGGCCGGCATCGGCGCAAGGTGCGCTCGGCGCCGCGCAGTACGTCGAGTTCGGCACCCTCGACGTCGATCTTGATCGCAGAGACGTTTGCGGTGTCGGGGAGATAGTCGTCCAGCGACGTCGTCTGCACCTGGATCGCCTTCGAGGTCTCGGCGGGCCGGAGCAGCGAAGCTCCGGGCTGATGCCCTTCGGGAACGAACAGGGTTTTCCTGCTGGAGCACGAATAGACGGCGCGCGGTTCGACGACGACATTGTCGAG
It encodes the following:
- a CDS encoding HAMP domain-containing protein, with amino-acid sequence MRQGFGRHGNGVEAADASQDLLRVLQAMRSGDFSVRMSGDYLGIDGKIADTFNEIIAANERMAQQLERVGQVVGREGKTRQRVRFGIASGSWADMESSINTLIDDLLWPTREVTRAVAAVAQGDLLQTVKLDVDGRPLGGEFLQSATIVNTMIKQLSVFTSEVTRVAREVGTEGKLGGQAQVPEVTGVWKDLTESVNSMANNLTGQVRNIAEVTIAVANGDLSKKITVDVRGEILQLKEAINTMVDQLRSFASEVTRVAREVGTDGKLGGQAIVPGVAGTWKDLTDSVNAMCGNLTAQVRNIANVTTAVARGDLSRKITVDVRGEILELKDTINTMVDQLNAFASEVTRVAREVGTEGKLGGQAQVPGVAGTWKDLTDNVNFMASNLTAQVRNIADVATAIASGDLSKKITVNVSGEILQLKETLNTMVDQLNAFAGEVTRVAREVGTDGRLGGQANVLGVAGTWKDLTESVNSMASNLTAQVRNIAEVTTAVANGDLSKKITVDVRGEILELKDTINTMVDQLNAFAGEVTRVAREVGTEGKLGGQAMVRGVAGTWKDLTDSVNSMASNLTGQVRNIAEVATAVAKGDLSKKITVNVSGEILQLKETLNTMVDQLNAFAGEVTRVAREVGTDGKLGGQAEVPGVAGTWKDLTDSVNSMAGNLTAQVRNIAEVATAIAGGDLSRKITVDVRGEILSLKETLNTMVDQLNRFAGEVTRVAREVGTEGRLGGQANVPGVAGTWKDLTDSVNSMAGNLTAQVRNIAEVTTAVARGDLSRKITVDVKGEILELKNTINTMVDQLNAFASEVTRVAREVGTEGKLGGQAEVPEVAGTWKDLTDSVNFMASNLTAQVRNIAEVATAIAGGDLSKKITVDVRGEILLLKDTLNTMVEQLRSFAAEVTRVAREVGTEGRLGGQAVVPGVGGTWKDLTDNVNLLAANLTTQVRNIAEVTTAVARGDLSRKITVDVKGEILELKNTINTMVDQLNAFAGEVTRVAREVGTEGKLGGQAQVPGVAGTWKDLTDTVNFMAANLTEQVRGIVKVVTAVANGDLKQNLTVKSKGEVAALADTINNMTETLATFADQVTSVAREVGVEGRLGGQANVPGAAGTWKDLTGNVNLLAANLTSQVRAIAEVATAVTKGDLTRSIQVDARGEVAELKDNINTMITNLRLTTDLNTEQDWLKTNLAKFTNMLQGQRDLTTVGRLLLTELTPLVNAHRGVIYQVETESAPQLRLLASYADDGIYPHRTHVQFGEGLIGQCAIDKRQRLVSEIPSDVIPVGSALLRAVPKNLVVLPVLFENQVKAVIELASLSPFTTSQMTFLEQLTDSIGIVLNSIEATMQTEGLLKQSQQLAAELQTQQRELQQTNEQLEQKAQQLAERNVEVERKNQEIEQARRALEEKATELALTSKYKSEFLANMSHELRTPLNSILILGQQLTENPDGNLTLKQVEFARTIHGAGTDLLNLISDILDLSKIESGTVTVDAEEILTTNLLETVGRPFRHEAENRLLAFNIDVDPNLARSIVTDSKRLQQVLKNLLSNAFKFTAEGGVRLKVSAALGGWSAEHPVLNTAPAVIAFEVSDTGIGIPQDKQKLIFEAFQQADAGTSRKYGGTGLGLAISRELANLLGGEIHLKSAPGKGSTFTLYLPLKYSGPATAPRVSPASPVPYVQPPALQQAAAPERGIEPPPDDRLDLEPGDTILLVVEDDPHYARVLIDLARDRGFKVLTASRGAEALDLAKQYQPAAISLDVFLPDMLGWTVLSQLKHNPLTRHIPVQIITLDEDRQHALARGAFSFVSKPTTTEGVSAALSQIKEYAKPRRKRLLIVEDNAAEQLSIRQLLDHDDIEIIAADTGAAALETLRSAPCDCVVLDLRLPDMSGFDVLDQLRSDEFLSSVPVVVFTGRELSAEEDAELHTMARSIVVKGVESPERLLDETSLFLHRVITELPLEKQRMLEKLNSSDEDLIGKTVLLVDDDARNIFALSSVLERRGMKVLTATTGSEAIDLVQSNPAIAIVLMDIMMPQMDGYQTIGVIRQNPAFVRLPIIALTAKAMKGDREKCLEAGASDYLAKPVNTEQLLLAIRMWLHR
- a CDS encoding SDR family oxidoreductase; protein product: MAGDRTTSMSSRQMVGGTATLAAASLTSATAKGRETMAANSTPPEPLVDPKDKYPKPPFEHQSQPWPGLASKMSPRPDHGETSYKGSGRLAGRKALITGGDSGMGRAAAIAYAREGADVAINYYPTEEPDAQEVIALIEAEGRKAVAIPGDLRDEEFCRRLVQQAVEALGGLDIVVNNAARQQARQSILDVSSEDFDATMKTNIYAPFWIIKAALPHLKPGSVIIGTSSEQAYDPSPDLYDYAQTKAATMNYVKSLAKQLGPKGIRVNAVAPGPIWTPLQVSGGATMEKLEKFGGQTPLGRPGQPVELGSIYVQLAAADASYANGQVYGSSGGSGQP
- a CDS encoding PRC-barrel domain-containing protein; translation: MTSMLDEREYGNLIGSDKVEGTAVYGADDTKIGTIERVMIDKPSGRVSYAVLGFGGFLGLGNDHYPLPWQSLKYDTRLGGYVTGVTENQLRGAPKYSDEREWDWGDAGAGRKVDDYYGVQLA